Proteins encoded within one genomic window of Geotalea daltonii FRC-32:
- a CDS encoding hemerythrin domain-containing protein, producing MARKQSSETDVFQILRTDHQEVSKLMDKIKQADGQQKQQLFSQLQEELNNHMNQEEKFFYPKLEEIEDLADLVQDSYADHDDIRQILQQMNEQDFNSEEWQANCEALEDTKDDHVDVEEEEIFPQAMELVDASVLNQIGEQIAAEKAKTVEPAAAKAPRQQKRPPRAHA from the coding sequence ATGGCCAGAAAACAGAGCTCCGAAACCGACGTTTTCCAGATCCTGCGCACTGACCACCAGGAAGTTAGCAAGCTTATGGACAAGATCAAGCAGGCCGATGGACAGCAGAAGCAGCAGCTGTTTTCCCAACTGCAGGAAGAACTCAATAACCACATGAACCAGGAAGAGAAGTTTTTCTATCCCAAACTGGAAGAAATCGAAGATCTGGCCGACCTGGTTCAGGATTCCTATGCCGATCACGATGACATCAGACAGATACTGCAGCAGATGAACGAGCAGGACTTCAACTCAGAGGAGTGGCAGGCAAACTGCGAAGCACTGGAGGATACCAAGGACGATCACGTGGATGTGGAAGAGGAAGAGATCTTCCCCCAGGCCATGGAACTGGTGGACGCTAGCGTTTTGAACCAGATCGGCGAGCAGATAGCTGCAGAAAAGGCCAAAACGGTCGAACCAGCAGCAGCCAAGGCGCCAAGGCAGCAGAAACGGCCACCCAGAGCTCATGCCTGA
- a CDS encoding porin produces MKKRSLAATVVAMGLVLIPGVHAKTLEDVLKEKGVITEEDYKEVTRSKALNYKPGKGFTLTSADEKFQLSLGGRLQTRYTFTDADDNGTSRDSNKFEVKRMKFWLNGYAYTKDLTYLLQVDFVQGGSSKLLDHAYLNYRFVDEAQVLAGQTKVPFGRQWLNSSGSQQFVDRSTASDMFRPGYEAGVKVHGAVAGGIATYELGYYGGAGQSTFRTSNDNAYAARITANPFGKMAYAEGDLDQSEKPLLSVGANYYRNTLQKSTATAFETNNVTLAGSTGWLGKGIGTFANGEKIDINGYGVDAAFKWLGASTQAEYLLGQADGHTSDKTLRAHGFYAQAGYCIIPRKLELAFRYSFVDPNRDKANDQQVDTQGAISYYFNKHNLKLQGDVTNSHDQSKGRTDDMIYRLQAQVIF; encoded by the coding sequence ATGAAGAAACGCAGCTTAGCAGCAACAGTGGTGGCAATGGGCCTGGTGCTCATCCCGGGTGTTCATGCCAAAACGCTTGAGGATGTGCTCAAGGAGAAAGGGGTCATCACCGAAGAGGATTACAAGGAAGTAACCAGGAGCAAGGCGCTGAATTACAAGCCGGGCAAGGGGTTCACCCTGACCTCTGCCGACGAAAAGTTTCAGCTTTCTTTGGGAGGAAGGCTCCAGACCCGTTACACCTTCACGGATGCCGACGACAACGGTACCAGCAGGGACTCCAACAAGTTTGAGGTCAAGCGCATGAAGTTCTGGCTGAATGGCTACGCCTACACCAAGGACCTCACTTACCTGCTCCAGGTGGATTTTGTTCAGGGTGGCTCATCGAAGCTCCTGGATCATGCCTACCTGAATTACCGGTTTGTCGACGAAGCTCAGGTTCTGGCCGGGCAGACCAAGGTGCCGTTCGGCCGGCAATGGCTGAATTCTTCCGGTTCCCAGCAGTTCGTCGACCGCTCCACCGCTTCGGACATGTTCCGCCCCGGTTATGAGGCTGGAGTCAAGGTTCACGGAGCTGTGGCCGGCGGCATCGCCACCTACGAGCTGGGTTATTATGGCGGCGCCGGCCAGAGTACCTTCCGTACCTCCAACGACAATGCCTATGCCGCCAGGATAACCGCAAACCCATTCGGTAAGATGGCCTATGCCGAAGGGGACCTGGATCAGAGCGAAAAACCTCTCCTTTCGGTGGGAGCCAACTATTATCGTAATACCCTGCAGAAAAGCACAGCTACCGCCTTCGAAACCAACAATGTTACGTTAGCCGGTTCAACCGGCTGGCTCGGCAAAGGAATTGGTACCTTTGCAAACGGGGAAAAGATCGACATCAACGGCTACGGCGTCGATGCCGCTTTCAAATGGCTTGGCGCCTCCACCCAGGCCGAGTACCTGTTGGGGCAGGCCGACGGCCACACCAGCGACAAGACCCTCCGTGCCCACGGCTTCTATGCTCAGGCCGGTTACTGCATCATTCCGAGGAAACTGGAGCTGGCCTTCCGCTACTCCTTCGTCGATCCCAACCGGGACAAGGCCAACGATCAGCAGGTCGACACCCAGGGAGCCATTTCCTACTATTTCAACAAGCACAACCTGAAGCTGCAGGGGGATGTCACCAACAGCCACGACCAGAGCAAAGGCCGAACGGATGATATGATCTATCGCCTCCAGGCACAGGTGATCTTTTAA
- a CDS encoding DUF2795 domain-containing protein: MAPGNVGRGGGQSPANVTKNLKGISFPASKQDLIKHAQHEHADREVISQLQNFEEREYGSMADVMKSYGKEHQGSSRSKSSQQQSQQSKKG, translated from the coding sequence ATGGCTCCAGGTAATGTCGGACGTGGCGGCGGTCAATCTCCCGCCAATGTCACCAAGAATCTGAAAGGGATCAGCTTCCCTGCCAGCAAACAGGACCTGATCAAGCATGCCCAGCATGAACATGCGGACAGGGAAGTCATCAGTCAGCTCCAGAATTTCGAAGAGAGGGAATATGGCAGCATGGCTGACGTAATGAAGTCATACGGCAAGGAACATCAAGGCTCGTCCCGGAGTAAATCATCACAGCAGCAGAGCCAGCAAAGCAAAAAAGGCTGA
- a CDS encoding substrate-binding domain-containing protein, whose protein sequence is MKQWRILLLTLTSLAFFCASAGAEERLKMSTTTSTQDSGLLKVLLPPFEKKNNCQVDVIAVGTGQSLKLGEAGDVDVVFVHARKLEDKFIADGFGVNRRDVMYNDFVIIGPKDDPAGIARAKTAAEALQMIAAKGATFVSRGDKSGTHIKEKDLWQAAGIAPKGGWYVEAGQGMGPVITMATERRGYTLTDRGTYNAFKGKKTDLTVLFQGEKGLFNPYGVIAVNPRKHPHVKYDLAMKFIEYVTGPEGQKIIAGYKAYGEPVFFIYGKK, encoded by the coding sequence ATGAAACAGTGGCGTATCCTTTTATTAACATTGACCTCCCTTGCTTTCTTCTGCGCTTCGGCCGGAGCCGAAGAACGCCTGAAGATGTCCACTACCACTTCGACCCAGGATTCGGGGCTTTTGAAGGTGCTCCTGCCACCCTTCGAGAAGAAAAATAACTGCCAGGTGGACGTTATCGCCGTCGGCACCGGCCAGTCCCTCAAGCTGGGTGAAGCTGGCGACGTGGATGTGGTCTTCGTCCATGCCAGGAAGCTGGAAGACAAATTCATTGCCGACGGTTTCGGCGTCAACCGCCGCGACGTCATGTACAACGATTTCGTCATCATCGGGCCGAAGGATGATCCGGCCGGAATAGCCAGGGCCAAAACCGCTGCCGAGGCGCTGCAGATGATTGCCGCCAAAGGAGCCACCTTTGTTTCCCGTGGAGACAAATCGGGAACCCACATCAAGGAAAAGGATCTCTGGCAGGCGGCCGGAATTGCGCCGAAGGGGGGGTGGTATGTGGAGGCGGGCCAGGGGATGGGGCCGGTCATTACCATGGCAACCGAGCGCCGAGGCTACACCCTGACTGATCGCGGGACCTACAACGCTTTCAAGGGAAAGAAGACCGATCTGACCGTCCTCTTCCAGGGGGAGAAGGGGCTTTTCAATCCCTATGGGGTCATAGCCGTAAATCCCAGGAAACATCCCCATGTGAAGTACGACCTGGCAATGAAGTTTATCGAGTATGTGACCGGACCGGAGGGCCAGAAAATCATTGCCGGTTACAAGGCATACGGGGAGCCGGTGTTTTTCATCTACGGCAAGAAGTAG
- a CDS encoding zinc-dependent alcohol dehydrogenase, whose product MKAVVWHGVGDIRLDDVAEPRIEQQTDAIVKITASAICGTDLHMVRGTMSGMRPGTILGHEGVGTVEEVGTAVRNFKPGDRVLIPSTIACGYCSYCRDGYYAQCDNANPNGMQAGTSFFGGPEKSGPVNGLQAEKARIPFAGVGLVKIPDGVTDEQAILVSDIFPTGYMGAELAEIKPGNTVAIFGCGPVGQFAIASAKLFQAGRIFAVDCIPSRLEKAREQGAEVIDFSKEDPVQMIRDMTGGIGCDRAIDAVGVDAEAPHTGPAVREAKEHEEEFRQEVAHVAPQTNISGDNWHPGDAPSMTLIWGVECLAKAGTFSVIGVYPESVTLFPIGMAMNKNLTIKMGNCNHRKYIPFLLDMVRSGTVDPVRILTRREPLTSAVDAYRAFDMRQSGWLKVELQTREMTH is encoded by the coding sequence ATGAAAGCAGTTGTGTGGCACGGAGTGGGCGACATCCGGCTGGATGATGTCGCTGAGCCGAGGATCGAACAACAGACCGATGCCATCGTCAAGATAACTGCCAGCGCCATCTGCGGCACCGATCTCCACATGGTGCGCGGCACCATGAGCGGGATGAGGCCGGGGACCATTCTCGGCCACGAAGGGGTCGGCACGGTGGAAGAGGTCGGTACTGCCGTGCGCAACTTCAAGCCTGGCGACCGGGTTCTTATTCCATCCACCATAGCCTGCGGCTATTGCTCCTATTGCCGGGACGGCTACTATGCCCAGTGCGATAATGCCAACCCAAACGGCATGCAGGCCGGAACCAGCTTTTTCGGCGGCCCAGAAAAATCCGGCCCCGTCAACGGCCTGCAGGCGGAGAAAGCGCGGATACCCTTTGCCGGGGTAGGCCTGGTCAAAATTCCTGACGGTGTCACCGACGAGCAGGCAATCCTGGTCTCGGACATCTTTCCGACGGGATACATGGGAGCGGAACTGGCCGAGATAAAACCGGGCAACACCGTGGCAATCTTCGGCTGCGGACCCGTTGGCCAGTTCGCCATCGCCAGCGCCAAACTATTCCAGGCCGGCAGGATCTTCGCCGTTGACTGCATCCCCTCGCGGTTGGAAAAGGCACGGGAACAGGGAGCCGAGGTAATCGACTTTTCCAAGGAGGACCCGGTGCAGATGATCCGGGATATGACCGGGGGAATCGGCTGCGATCGTGCCATCGACGCCGTCGGAGTCGATGCTGAAGCGCCTCATACTGGCCCGGCAGTGAGGGAGGCGAAGGAACACGAAGAGGAATTCAGGCAGGAGGTGGCCCACGTGGCACCCCAGACCAATATCAGCGGTGACAACTGGCATCCCGGCGATGCTCCATCCATGACCCTCATCTGGGGGGTGGAGTGCCTGGCCAAGGCGGGCACCTTCTCCGTTATCGGCGTTTATCCGGAGAGTGTGACCCTTTTCCCCATCGGCATGGCCATGAACAAGAACCTCACCATCAAGATGGGCAACTGCAACCATCGCAAATATATTCCGTTCCTGCTGGACATGGTCAGAAGCGGCACGGTCGATCCGGTCAGGATACTGACCAGGAGGGAACCGCTCACCTCGGCGGTGGATGCCTATCGAGCCTTCGACATGCGCCAGTCGGGCTGGCTGAAGGTGGAGTTGCAGACACGCGAGATGACACACTGA
- the mdh gene encoding iron-dependent methanol dehydrogenase has translation MALAEQTYGFFIPTVSLMGIGCSKETGAQAKALGATNLLIVTDAGLSKMGVADKIKAQLVEAGLKAVIFDGAEPNPTDKNVHDGVKVYLDSKCDGIVSLGGGSSHDCGKGIGLVIGNGGNIRDFEGVNKSTKPMPPFLAINTTAGTASEMTRFCIITNTDTHVKMAIVDWRCTPNIAINDPVLMVGKPPALTAATGMDALTHAVEAYVSTIATPITDACAIKAIELVAANLSVAVANGDNLEARDAMAYAEYLAGMAFNNASLGYVHSMAHQLGGFYNLPHGVCNAILLPAVSQFNLIACPKRFADIAVALGENIAGLSVTEAAEKAISAIRKLSASIGIPAGLKELNVKEEDLKIMAENAKKDACQLTNPRKATLEQVIDIYKAAM, from the coding sequence ATGGCATTAGCAGAACAGACGTACGGATTTTTCATTCCAACAGTTTCATTGATGGGGATAGGTTGCTCCAAGGAAACGGGGGCCCAGGCCAAGGCGCTGGGTGCGACGAACCTGCTCATTGTCACTGACGCCGGTCTGTCCAAGATGGGGGTCGCCGACAAGATCAAGGCCCAGCTGGTGGAAGCCGGTCTGAAAGCGGTAATTTTCGACGGCGCCGAGCCCAACCCCACCGACAAGAACGTCCATGATGGCGTCAAGGTCTACCTGGACAGCAAGTGTGACGGGATCGTTTCCCTGGGTGGCGGCAGCTCCCATGACTGCGGCAAGGGGATCGGCCTGGTCATCGGCAATGGCGGCAACATCCGCGACTTCGAAGGGGTCAACAAGTCCACCAAGCCCATGCCCCCGTTCCTGGCCATCAATACCACCGCCGGCACCGCTTCCGAGATGACCCGCTTCTGCATCATCACCAACACCGATACCCATGTGAAGATGGCCATCGTCGACTGGCGCTGCACACCGAACATTGCCATTAACGATCCGGTCCTCATGGTGGGCAAACCCCCCGCACTCACCGCTGCCACCGGTATGGACGCCCTGACCCATGCCGTTGAGGCCTACGTCTCCACCATCGCCACCCCCATTACCGATGCCTGCGCCATCAAGGCAATTGAGCTGGTCGCCGCCAATCTGAGCGTGGCCGTAGCCAACGGCGACAACCTGGAAGCCCGCGATGCCATGGCCTATGCCGAATATCTTGCCGGCATGGCCTTCAACAACGCCAGCCTGGGCTATGTCCATTCCATGGCCCACCAGCTGGGGGGGTTCTACAATCTGCCCCACGGCGTCTGCAACGCCATCCTGCTGCCCGCCGTCAGCCAGTTCAACCTGATTGCCTGCCCGAAACGCTTTGCCGACATCGCCGTTGCCCTGGGTGAGAACATCGCCGGTCTTTCCGTGACCGAGGCGGCAGAAAAAGCCATCAGCGCCATCCGCAAGCTCTCCGCCTCCATCGGTATTCCTGCCGGTCTGAAAGAGCTGAACGTCAAGGAAGAAGATTTGAAGATCATGGCCGAGAACGCCAAGAAAGACGCCTGCCAGCTGACCAATCCACGCAAAGCGACGTTGGAGCAGGTGATCGACATCTATAAGGCAGCGATGTAA
- a CDS encoding HesA/MoeB/ThiF family protein yields the protein MDAVLQYLWSKAEGDLVPWSAQSEAVRQFGLSYGQVESLILEKGLLPARYQRNRTTVSTIEQRQLFNSRVAVIGCGGLGGYIIEELARLGVGQIVAIDPDIFEEHNLNRQLFSSPHALGKPKVEAAAARVSEINPAVNLVPVQEAFTTANGKQLLQGVTVAVDALDSIAYRLELAEVCSEMDIPMVYGAIGGWYGHVATQLPGDTTIQRTYRNWVEGKGIEKQLGNPSFTPAVVASLQVAEVCKILLGKGELLRHRKLSIDLLEMEIFDVSYAALAELVRAA from the coding sequence ATGGATGCAGTGCTGCAGTACCTGTGGAGCAAGGCGGAAGGGGACCTTGTGCCCTGGTCTGCCCAATCGGAAGCGGTCCGGCAGTTCGGCTTGAGCTACGGGCAAGTGGAAAGCCTGATCCTGGAGAAGGGGCTGTTGCCAGCCCGCTACCAGCGCAACCGCACCACGGTTTCCACCATCGAGCAGCGACAGCTGTTCAACAGCCGGGTGGCGGTCATCGGCTGCGGCGGCCTGGGGGGCTACATCATCGAGGAACTGGCCAGGCTGGGGGTCGGGCAGATTGTCGCCATCGATCCGGACATCTTCGAGGAACACAACCTCAACCGACAACTGTTTTCGAGCCCCCATGCCCTCGGCAAGCCTAAGGTTGAGGCTGCTGCGGCCCGCGTCAGCGAGATAAATCCGGCGGTCAACCTGGTACCGGTCCAGGAGGCTTTCACCACCGCCAACGGGAAGCAACTCCTGCAGGGGGTGACGGTTGCGGTCGACGCCCTGGACAGCATCGCCTATCGCCTGGAACTGGCGGAAGTTTGCAGCGAGATGGACATCCCCATGGTCTACGGGGCCATCGGCGGCTGGTACGGCCACGTTGCTACCCAGCTGCCGGGGGACACCACCATCCAGCGCACCTATCGCAACTGGGTGGAAGGGAAGGGAATCGAAAAGCAGCTGGGCAACCCCTCCTTCACTCCGGCGGTGGTAGCGAGCCTGCAGGTGGCGGAGGTCTGCAAGATCCTCCTCGGCAAAGGGGAGCTCCTGCGTCATCGGAAGTTAAGCATCGACCTCCTGGAGATGGAGATTTTCGATGTCTCGTATGCGGCGCTTGCGGAGCTGGTGCGTGCGGCGTAA
- a CDS encoding MoaD/ThiS family protein has product MNITVKLFATFRNGRFKIDNQEWPEGTDCRRIVASLGLTEEEIGIVLINGRHVPLEQQLAQADTLSLFPLVGGG; this is encoded by the coding sequence GTGAATATTACCGTCAAACTATTTGCCACCTTCAGAAACGGCCGGTTCAAGATCGACAACCAGGAGTGGCCTGAAGGGACGGATTGCCGCAGGATCGTTGCCAGCCTGGGGCTTACGGAAGAGGAGATCGGCATCGTCCTGATCAATGGCCGGCATGTTCCCCTGGAGCAGCAGTTGGCGCAGGCCGATACTCTTTCACTTTTCCCGCTGGTAGGAGGGGGTTGA
- a CDS encoding ATP-binding cassette domain-containing protein produces the protein MQNIIELQNVAKNYGNTIALQLNRLAIGEGELYLLAGPNGSGKSTLLNILGFLTRPDRGELLFSGERVDWKRGTMTRLRRQVTLLHQSPYLFRGNVYDNVAYGLSLRGMGGAKAQEVVSETLATVGLDGFQLRKHTELSGGEAQRVAMARALALRPKLLLLDEPLANVDQKSARVLEEVIAGLPSMGTTVVMSSHDPQHEKKLPCQVIQLQGGRMNADHLDETESLGNLLGYPAVQI, from the coding sequence ATGCAGAACATCATCGAACTGCAAAACGTAGCGAAGAATTATGGCAACACAATTGCCTTGCAGCTGAACCGGCTGGCCATAGGGGAGGGTGAGTTGTATCTTCTTGCCGGGCCGAACGGCTCCGGCAAGAGCACTCTTCTAAACATACTGGGTTTTTTGACTCGCCCGGATCGAGGGGAACTGCTTTTCTCCGGCGAGCGGGTCGATTGGAAGAGGGGAACAATGACCCGTTTGCGCCGGCAAGTCACCCTTCTCCACCAGTCCCCCTACCTTTTTCGCGGCAACGTTTACGATAATGTCGCGTATGGCCTTTCCCTGCGAGGCATGGGAGGTGCCAAGGCACAGGAAGTTGTGTCTGAAACCCTGGCTACTGTCGGGCTTGACGGATTCCAATTGCGCAAGCACACGGAACTGTCGGGGGGCGAAGCCCAGCGGGTAGCCATGGCCAGGGCGCTGGCACTGAGGCCGAAGTTGCTGCTCCTGGATGAGCCGCTGGCCAACGTGGACCAGAAGAGCGCCCGCGTCCTTGAAGAAGTCATAGCCGGCCTCCCTTCCATGGGGACCACGGTGGTCATGTCTTCCCACGACCCGCAACATGAAAAAAAGCTTCCCTGCCAAGTGATCCAGCTGCAAGGGGGGCGGATGAATGCCGATCATCTGGATGAGACCGAGTCCCTTGGCAATCTGCTTGGCTATCCTGCTGTTCAGATCTGA
- a CDS encoding aldehyde ferredoxin oxidoreductase family protein: MDKILRVNMTDLTTRTEPVPAAWAGLGGRALTSTIVAAEVPATCHALGENNKLVFAPGLLTGTPAANSGRLSAGAKSPLTGTIKESNAGGTAAQMLARLGVKALIIEGLPKADKWYSLHVSKDGVTVQEESELIGKGNFAVIEALEARLGKKTGILTIGPAGELKMTAANISVKDPDSKIRSHGRGGLGAVMGSKKIKFITINDEGAPGVKIADPEKFKVAARTFAKALLDHPVSGEGLPTYGTNVLVNILNEAGGLPTKNFTLGQFEGHDKISGETLHDTIVARGGKPKHGCHAGCIIQCSQVYHDKDGKYVTSGFEYETIWGLGADCCIDNLDDIALADNIMDDIGVDSIETAVMFGVAMEAGILSFGDSKEMLRLLRDEIGTGTPLGRILGGGAASVGKAYGVTRVPVVKNQAIPAYDPRSVKGIGITYATSTMGADHTSGYTIATNILNVGGFVDPLKKDGQVELSRNLQIATAAVDSTGMCIFVAFPALDIPECLPALIDMINARFGISLTGDDVTDLGKQVLKTERQFNIEAGFTKEHDRLPEFFKTEPVAPHNAVWDFSDEEIDEFWNF, translated from the coding sequence ATGGACAAGATTTTACGCGTCAACATGACCGACCTCACCACCAGGACCGAGCCGGTACCGGCCGCCTGGGCCGGTTTGGGGGGCCGTGCCCTTACCTCCACCATTGTTGCGGCCGAAGTGCCTGCCACCTGCCATGCCCTGGGTGAGAACAACAAGCTGGTCTTTGCCCCCGGGCTTCTCACCGGTACCCCTGCCGCCAACTCAGGCCGCCTCTCTGCAGGGGCCAAGAGCCCGCTTACGGGCACCATCAAAGAATCGAACGCCGGCGGCACTGCGGCCCAGATGCTGGCCCGCCTTGGGGTCAAGGCCCTGATCATCGAGGGGCTGCCCAAAGCGGACAAGTGGTACAGCCTCCATGTCTCCAAGGACGGCGTCACTGTGCAGGAGGAGAGCGAGCTGATCGGCAAGGGCAACTTCGCCGTCATCGAGGCACTGGAAGCCCGCCTCGGCAAGAAGACCGGCATCCTCACCATCGGTCCGGCAGGTGAGCTGAAGATGACCGCCGCCAACATCTCGGTCAAGGACCCGGACAGCAAGATCCGCAGCCATGGCCGTGGCGGGCTGGGGGCCGTCATGGGTTCCAAGAAGATCAAGTTCATCACCATCAATGACGAAGGGGCACCGGGCGTGAAGATTGCCGACCCGGAGAAATTCAAGGTGGCCGCCCGCACCTTTGCCAAGGCGCTCCTGGATCATCCGGTCAGCGGCGAGGGGCTCCCCACTTACGGCACCAACGTTCTCGTCAACATCCTCAACGAGGCGGGGGGGCTGCCGACGAAAAACTTCACCCTCGGCCAGTTCGAGGGGCACGACAAGATCTCGGGTGAGACCTTGCACGATACCATCGTTGCCCGCGGTGGCAAGCCGAAGCACGGCTGTCACGCCGGCTGCATCATCCAGTGCTCCCAGGTCTACCACGACAAGGATGGCAAGTACGTTACCTCCGGTTTCGAATACGAGACCATCTGGGGGCTCGGCGCCGACTGCTGCATCGACAACCTGGATGACATCGCCCTGGCGGACAACATCATGGACGATATCGGCGTCGATTCCATCGAGACGGCGGTCATGTTCGGCGTGGCCATGGAGGCAGGCATTCTTTCCTTTGGCGACAGCAAGGAGATGCTGCGCCTGCTCAGGGACGAAATCGGCACAGGCACACCCCTCGGCCGCATCCTGGGTGGCGGCGCCGCCAGCGTCGGCAAGGCCTACGGCGTTACAAGGGTCCCGGTGGTGAAGAACCAGGCGATTCCCGCCTATGACCCCCGTTCGGTCAAGGGGATCGGCATCACCTACGCCACTTCCACCATGGGAGCGGACCACACCTCCGGTTACACCATCGCCACCAACATCCTTAATGTGGGAGGTTTCGTCGATCCGTTGAAGAAGGACGGCCAAGTCGAGCTTTCCCGCAACCTGCAGATTGCCACCGCAGCCGTCGATTCCACCGGCATGTGCATCTTCGTCGCCTTCCCGGCCCTGGATATTCCCGAATGCCTTCCCGCCCTGATCGACATGATCAATGCCCGCTTCGGCATCTCGCTTACCGGGGACGATGTCACCGACCTGGGAAAACAGGTGCTGAAGACCGAGCGCCAATTCAATATCGAGGCGGGCTTCACCAAGGAGCACGACCGTCTGCCCGAGTTCTTCAAGACGGAGCCGGTGGCGCCTCACAATGCGGTCTGGGACTTCAGCGATGAGGAAATCGACGAGTTCTGGAACTTCTAA
- a CDS encoding ferritin-like domain-containing protein: protein MVKEVYMDREEILDQLEKLIKLDVDATHAYDQAIKNMDQSIVRDKLLSFQGDHRRHIDVLSEKMRELQGTPPDLTADFKGFFIKGFTALRSMMGTKGALQAMETNERLTTSTYEKSSGLGWPADIAAIVRSNWADEQRHLSFIREALSGGHV, encoded by the coding sequence ATGGTAAAGGAGGTATATATGGACCGTGAAGAGATCCTCGACCAACTGGAAAAACTGATCAAGCTGGATGTGGATGCCACCCATGCCTATGACCAGGCAATCAAGAACATGGATCAATCCATCGTCCGGGACAAGCTTCTCTCATTCCAGGGAGACCATCGCCGGCACATCGATGTGCTTTCGGAAAAGATGAGAGAACTGCAGGGTACGCCACCTGACCTGACTGCCGACTTCAAGGGCTTTTTCATCAAGGGATTTACGGCACTACGCAGCATGATGGGAACCAAAGGGGCACTGCAGGCCATGGAAACCAACGAAAGGCTTACCACCTCCACCTATGAGAAATCAAGCGGCCTGGGCTGGCCAGCCGACATTGCCGCAATCGTCCGCTCAAATTGGGCCGACGAGCAGCGCCATCTCTCCTTCATCCGCGAGGCACTCTCGGGAGGCCATGTCTGA
- a CDS encoding TOBE domain-containing protein, with amino-acid sequence MNISARNLLSGKVTTVRKGAINSEVELSLDGGETIAAVITNASLEEMGIKEGMEAFALVKAPLVIIAKGNTGLKFSARNVLQGTVKKIAQGSVNAEISIQLQGSGIITSIITKGSVAAMALQEGDQVSAIFKASSVILAVKA; translated from the coding sequence ATGAACATCAGTGCGAGAAATCTCCTGTCGGGCAAGGTTACAACGGTCAGAAAAGGGGCAATAAACTCCGAGGTTGAACTTTCCCTTGATGGAGGGGAAACGATTGCAGCGGTCATTACCAATGCCAGCCTGGAAGAAATGGGAATCAAGGAAGGCATGGAGGCATTCGCCCTTGTCAAGGCCCCGCTGGTTATTATCGCCAAGGGAAACACCGGGCTCAAATTCAGCGCCCGTAACGTCCTGCAGGGCACGGTCAAGAAAATCGCACAGGGCAGTGTCAATGCAGAGATCTCCATACAACTGCAGGGGAGTGGTATCATCACCTCCATCATCACCAAAGGGAGCGTCGCTGCCATGGCATTGCAGGAAGGGGATCAGGTCAGCGCCATCTTCAAGGCCTCCAGTGTCATACTTGCCGTAAAGGCATAG